One window of Dendropsophus ebraccatus isolate aDenEbr1 chromosome 13, aDenEbr1.pat, whole genome shotgun sequence genomic DNA carries:
- the GNPNAT1 gene encoding glucosamine 6-phosphate N-acetyltransferase, with amino-acid sequence MIPDETPLFDPQLLEGIDWSQNMVSFSPPISPERPGEGLVLRPLCTADINRGFYKVLGQLTKVGDVSAEDFIKKFEHMKRTGDYFVTVVEDLNLGQIVATATLIVEHKFIRGCAKRGRIEEVVVSDECRGKQLGKLLLSVLTLLSKKLDCYKVTLECKPKNVAFYEKFGYTASDETYMQCRFFD; translated from the exons ATGATCCCAGATGAGACCCCCCTGTTTGACCCCCAATTGCTGGAAGGGATTGACTGGAGTCAGAACATGGTGTCGTTCAGCCCCCCCATCTCTCCGGAGCGCCCTGGGGAAGGgctggtgctgagacccctgtgTACCGCCGACATCAATCGAG GTTTCTACAAAGTTCTCGGTCAGCTAACAAAAGTAGGAGATGTGTCTGCAGAGGATTTCATCA aaaaatttgaGCACATGAAGAGGACGGGGGATTACTTTGTGACCGTTGTGGAAGATCTGAACCTGGGGCAGATTGTAGCCACGGCCACGTTAATCGTAGAACATAAATTCATACGCGGCTGCGCCAAG AGAGGTCGGATAGAAGAGGTCGTCGTCAGTGACGAGTGTCGGGGGAAGCAGCTTGGAAAACT GTTGTTGTCCGTTCTCACCCTGCTAAGTAAAAAGCTTGACTGTTACAAGGTGACGCTGGAGTGTAAGCCCAAGAACGTCGCCTTCTATGAAAAGTTTGGTTACACGGCATCGGATGAGACCTACATGCAGTGTCGATTCTTCGATTAA